One window of the Candidatus Eisenbacteria bacterium genome contains the following:
- a CDS encoding response regulator produces the protein MPRQLDVCVVDDSPVQADIVRALLERAGHKVTVYPASRDALREIPARAPDCVLTDLMMPEVDGYELCRRLREVPQLATTKIVMMSTKAYPFERKRAFDLGANGYFVKPLHPSTFAHELERIVTDALTMTFWGVRGTLPVSRPDARRYGGNTGCVGLEFADGHLFVFDAGTGIKALSDALIAAKRSRIEGTIFITHPHWDHINALPFFVPFYVPGHKFEICGCKHGDVGVRELLSAQMDGVYFPVTVREFCASLTYRDLAEGTFEIAGVRVSTMLLSHPGNCLGYRVDHGGKSFCYVTDNEIYPPQSEFYSPEYVEHLADFTRGADVLITDCTYSDEEYPRKLGWGHSSVSQVVDLAARACPKKLYLIHHDPDQSDAAVDAKLAAARSMLAARGTPTEVVAPEEGASFDI, from the coding sequence ATGCCTAGACAGCTCGACGTCTGCGTCGTCGACGACAGCCCGGTGCAGGCGGACATCGTGCGCGCGCTGCTCGAGCGGGCGGGCCACAAGGTCACCGTCTACCCCGCGAGCCGCGACGCCCTGCGCGAGATCCCGGCCCGGGCGCCGGACTGCGTTCTCACCGACCTCATGATGCCCGAGGTGGACGGCTACGAGCTCTGCCGCCGCCTACGCGAGGTGCCCCAGCTCGCCACGACCAAGATCGTGATGATGTCGACCAAGGCCTACCCGTTCGAGCGCAAGCGGGCGTTCGACCTCGGCGCCAACGGATACTTCGTGAAACCGCTTCATCCCTCGACCTTCGCGCACGAGCTCGAGCGGATCGTCACCGACGCGCTCACGATGACGTTCTGGGGCGTGCGCGGCACGCTGCCGGTCTCGCGGCCCGACGCGCGGCGCTACGGCGGCAACACCGGCTGCGTCGGCCTGGAGTTCGCCGACGGCCACCTCTTCGTGTTCGACGCCGGCACCGGCATCAAGGCGCTCTCGGATGCCCTCATCGCCGCGAAGCGCAGCCGGATCGAAGGGACGATCTTCATCACGCATCCCCACTGGGACCACATCAATGCGCTGCCGTTCTTCGTGCCCTTCTACGTGCCGGGGCACAAGTTCGAGATCTGCGGCTGCAAGCACGGCGACGTCGGCGTGCGCGAGCTGCTGTCTGCGCAGATGGACGGCGTCTACTTCCCGGTGACGGTCCGCGAGTTCTGCGCGAGCCTCACGTACCGCGACCTCGCCGAGGGCACGTTCGAGATCGCGGGCGTGCGGGTCTCGACCATGCTCCTCAGCCACCCCGGCAACTGTCTCGGCTATCGGGTCGACCACGGCGGCAAGTCGTTCTGCTACGTGACCGACAACGAGATCTACCCGCCGCAATCGGAGTTCTACTCGCCCGAGTACGTCGAGCACCTCGCCGACTTCACGCGCGGCGCCGACGTGCTCATCACCGATTGCACGTATTCCGACGAGGAGTATCCGCGCAAGCTCGGCTGGGGCCACTCGTCGGTGAGTCAGGTGGTCGACCTCGCGGCACGCGCGTGTCCCAAGAAGCTCTATCTCATCCACCACGATCCGGATCAGAGCGACGCCGCGGTCGACGCGAAGCTCGCTGCGGCGCGCAGCATGCTGGCGGCGCGCGGCACGCCGACCGAGGTCGTCGCGCCGGAGGAAGGGGCCTCGTTCGACATCTAG
- a CDS encoding ATP-binding protein, translated as MRWLGPAVALMNRLSYPRKFALVSLVFAVPIALMMYLWLAELHQRIAFARKERAGVEYVVPLTRLLAQIELFDARIVQPAPPALVDESRAQVATAARNVADVDARLGDRLDTGEAWSSVESQVTRMLVDRDPSTKPAVAAIRALLSQVGDSSNLILDPDLDTYYLMEAVVTRLPALLEHVGTVGTGVLAVREGEAGDEERRGAILARLGLVRANMTAIERGLRVAFGQSPSLEGELEPRLTVTGGAVIALAALVDQAGMGMTARPSRIDPAHALDVVTRTLDSVSDQAVADAAALDRLLAARIERLVRHRTMLLMLIVTTVFVVVYLWLGFYFALTRAVDALDGVSKRMLSGEFTGPVVVESRDELRRVVQSFNDVAARLRAEWERADAATRAKSDFLAVMSHEIRTPMNGVLGMIHLLLDTPLDATQRHQVEIIRDSGEALLAILNDILDFSKMEAGKLELEETDFDPGAVVENVTTLLGSRARQKGLSLTSTLASGVPRALRGDPGRLRQILFNLVGNAIKFTEAGWVRIEVTALGEAAGRHRLRIAVTDTGIGIDPEARSTLFQEFAQADRSITRRFGGTGLGLAISKRIAEAMGGTIDVDSTPGRGSTFWIEVPFPPAEGPVVAASARAEVPVPPLRILLAEDNLVNQQVARGLLGRRGHVVDVVGDGAAAVDAVRAQTYDVVLMDVHMPRMDGIEATRAIRRLPGDKGRVPILALSASAMRSEADSAQAAGMDGALPKPIDPILLASVLARHAPSGRPVPPAPAPPPASTERGDATIDEAYLRLLADSIGADKVRQLIADLPGHARPHRERLAAACAGRDLPAMRAAAHALGGIAANVGLTSLAELTGGVEAACLAGRADETGPLCERLVACLDASLSGLGNLRW; from the coding sequence ATGCGCTGGCTCGGCCCTGCGGTCGCCCTCATGAACCGCCTGAGCTATCCGCGCAAATTCGCCCTCGTCTCGCTCGTGTTCGCGGTGCCGATCGCGCTGATGATGTATCTCTGGCTCGCGGAGCTCCATCAGCGGATCGCATTCGCGCGCAAGGAACGCGCCGGGGTCGAGTACGTCGTCCCGTTGACGCGCCTGCTCGCGCAGATCGAGCTGTTCGACGCGCGGATCGTCCAGCCCGCGCCCCCCGCGCTGGTCGACGAGAGTCGCGCGCAGGTGGCGACCGCGGCGCGCAACGTCGCCGACGTCGATGCGCGTCTCGGCGACCGTCTCGATACGGGCGAGGCGTGGTCGTCGGTGGAATCGCAGGTCACCCGAATGCTCGTCGATCGCGACCCGTCGACGAAGCCGGCCGTGGCGGCGATCCGCGCGCTCCTCTCGCAGGTCGGCGACAGCTCGAACCTGATCCTCGACCCCGATCTCGACACGTACTACCTCATGGAAGCGGTCGTGACGCGCCTGCCGGCGCTGCTCGAGCACGTCGGGACGGTCGGCACGGGTGTGCTGGCGGTGCGGGAGGGCGAGGCGGGCGACGAGGAGCGCCGCGGCGCGATCCTCGCCCGCCTGGGCCTCGTCCGCGCGAACATGACGGCCATCGAGCGCGGGCTTCGCGTCGCGTTCGGGCAGAGCCCGTCGCTCGAGGGCGAGCTCGAGCCACGCCTGACCGTCACGGGCGGCGCCGTCATCGCGCTGGCGGCCCTCGTCGACCAGGCGGGGATGGGCATGACCGCGCGACCGTCGCGGATCGACCCCGCCCACGCGCTCGACGTCGTCACGCGGACGCTCGACAGCGTGAGCGACCAGGCGGTGGCCGACGCCGCGGCGCTCGATCGCCTGCTCGCCGCCCGCATCGAGCGCCTCGTCCGCCACCGCACCATGCTCCTCATGCTGATCGTGACGACGGTGTTCGTCGTCGTCTACCTCTGGCTCGGCTTCTACTTCGCGCTCACGCGCGCGGTGGACGCGCTCGACGGCGTCTCCAAACGCATGCTCTCCGGCGAGTTCACGGGGCCGGTCGTGGTCGAGAGCCGCGACGAGCTGCGCCGCGTGGTGCAGTCCTTCAACGACGTCGCGGCGCGGCTGCGCGCCGAATGGGAACGGGCGGACGCAGCGACGCGCGCCAAGTCCGATTTCCTCGCCGTCATGAGCCACGAGATCCGCACGCCGATGAACGGCGTGCTCGGCATGATCCACCTGCTGCTCGACACGCCGCTCGATGCGACCCAGCGCCATCAGGTGGAGATCATCCGCGACTCCGGCGAGGCCCTCCTCGCCATCCTGAACGACATCCTCGACTTCTCGAAGATGGAGGCCGGGAAGCTCGAGCTCGAGGAGACGGACTTCGACCCCGGCGCCGTGGTCGAGAACGTCACCACGCTGCTCGGATCGCGGGCGCGCCAGAAGGGACTCTCGCTCACGTCGACGCTCGCGTCCGGCGTTCCGCGCGCGCTGCGCGGCGACCCCGGACGCCTGCGGCAGATCCTCTTCAACCTGGTCGGCAACGCCATCAAGTTCACCGAGGCGGGATGGGTCCGCATCGAGGTGACCGCGCTCGGCGAGGCCGCCGGGCGCCATCGCCTGCGGATCGCCGTCACCGATACGGGGATCGGCATCGACCCCGAGGCGCGGTCGACCCTGTTCCAGGAGTTCGCGCAGGCGGACCGCTCGATCACGCGGCGCTTCGGCGGCACGGGCCTCGGGCTCGCCATCTCGAAGCGAATCGCGGAAGCCATGGGCGGCACGATCGACGTCGACAGTACACCCGGACGCGGCAGCACGTTCTGGATCGAGGTCCCTTTCCCGCCAGCCGAGGGCCCCGTGGTCGCGGCGAGCGCGCGCGCCGAGGTCCCGGTGCCGCCGCTGCGCATCCTGCTCGCCGAGGACAACCTCGTGAACCAGCAGGTGGCGCGAGGCCTGCTCGGCCGGCGCGGTCACGTGGTCGACGTGGTCGGCGACGGCGCGGCGGCCGTCGACGCCGTGCGCGCGCAGACCTACGACGTCGTGTTGATGGACGTGCACATGCCGCGCATGGACGGCATCGAAGCCACGCGCGCGATCCGCCGGCTGCCGGGCGACAAGGGACGGGTCCCGATCCTCGCGCTCAGCGCGAGCGCGATGCGAAGCGAGGCCGACAGCGCGCAGGCGGCCGGCATGGACGGCGCGCTGCCCAAACCCATCGACCCGATCCTGCTCGCGAGTGTGCTGGCGCGCCATGCGCCGTCCGGTCGCCCGGTGCCACCCGCGCCGGCGCCGCCACCTGCATCGACCGAGCGCGGCGACGCGACGATCGACGAGGCGTACCTGCGTCTGCTCGCCGACTCGATCGGCGCCGACAAGGTGCGCCAGCTGATCGCCGACCTGCCGGGACACGCCCGACCCCATCGCGAGCGTCTCGCCGCCGCGTGCGCCGGGCGCGATCTGCCGGCGATGCGCGCCGCGGCCCACGCACTCGGGGGCATCGCGGCCAACGTCGGGCTCACGTCGCTGGCGGAGCTCACGGGCGGCGTCGAGGCCGCGTGTCTCGCCGGCCGCGCCGACGAGACCGGGCCGCTCTGCGAGCGACTGGTCGCCTGCCTCGACGCCTCGCTCTCCGGCCTCGGCAACCTGCGCTGGTAG
- a CDS encoding FG-GAP-like repeat-containing protein, giving the protein MHFRNGRRVSLLVVAGSLVARLAAASEPVVVSTNPVRHTFAPAGTTIAITFDQAILPSSIDSASVRVFGRATGTAAGSFALSNANKTVTFTPTRTFSAGETVLVNLSHDVRAADSTPLRSAGYAFEFIVRSAAVARVYEPIDVMSNRTGGNGGPHTQIYGAVQTDLDGDGWIDLATVNETSADLRVFMNRGDGTGLYQPFLTPVPIGVESSPNEPADFDNDGKTDIVVSATDSGGVWILHGNGDGTFGGSQSILTGTTPHGVVVLDVDGDGDFDIVDAVEGDSQLALLLNDGSGTFGSPSYFDPGCSGPWGLASADMNNDGIIDLVAGCVIDERAAVLLGNGDGTFTGMPSQDAAGPPWQVAVGDVDGDGNVDAALGNAAPASNGALLHGNGDGTMALPVTVPMPGHVPASDLGDLDGDGDLDWVLSSYGAGLWRIYVNDGSGTFTFDQDIPAVSNPSCAVLLDFDNDGDIDLALSDEIADVVLLLRSTNGPNPLCPSAPAACRTTVLPRKSSFTLKDKSPDTRDQLVWKWAGQATPKADFGSPATTDDYALCIYDAAELVASATAGAGASWTDKPTSLVYKNTALTPDGTQKVLLKEGLVDGKAKIAFKGKGVPLLMPAPMSFTGPIAVRLHRSGGATCWGADFSPPFLKQDTASLSDKSD; this is encoded by the coding sequence ATGCACTTTCGGAACGGGCGTCGGGTTTCGCTTCTCGTGGTCGCTGGGAGTCTCGTCGCGCGCCTGGCGGCGGCGAGCGAGCCGGTGGTCGTGTCGACCAACCCGGTGCGACACACCTTCGCGCCGGCGGGGACGACGATCGCGATCACGTTCGACCAGGCGATCCTGCCGTCGTCGATCGACTCGGCGAGCGTACGGGTCTTCGGGCGCGCGACCGGGACGGCGGCCGGGTCGTTCGCGCTCTCGAACGCGAACAAGACCGTGACCTTCACCCCGACGCGGACCTTCTCGGCGGGCGAGACCGTGCTGGTGAACCTCTCGCACGACGTGCGCGCGGCCGACTCGACCCCGCTGCGCAGCGCGGGCTATGCCTTCGAGTTCATCGTGCGCTCGGCGGCCGTCGCGCGCGTCTACGAGCCCATCGACGTCATGTCGAACCGAACTGGCGGCAACGGCGGCCCGCACACGCAGATCTACGGCGCCGTGCAGACCGATCTCGACGGCGACGGCTGGATCGATCTCGCCACCGTCAACGAGACGAGCGCCGACCTGCGCGTCTTCATGAACCGAGGCGATGGCACGGGCCTCTACCAGCCGTTCCTCACGCCGGTGCCGATCGGCGTCGAGTCGAGCCCGAACGAGCCGGCCGACTTCGACAACGACGGCAAGACCGACATCGTCGTCTCCGCGACCGACAGCGGTGGGGTGTGGATCCTGCACGGGAACGGGGACGGCACCTTCGGCGGGTCGCAGAGTATCCTCACCGGTACCACGCCGCACGGCGTCGTCGTCCTGGACGTCGACGGCGACGGCGACTTCGACATCGTGGACGCCGTCGAGGGCGACAGCCAGCTCGCGCTGCTGCTCAACGACGGCAGTGGGACCTTCGGGTCGCCGAGCTATTTCGACCCGGGCTGCAGCGGTCCGTGGGGCCTCGCCTCCGCCGACATGAACAACGACGGCATCATCGATCTGGTGGCGGGCTGCGTGATCGACGAGCGCGCCGCCGTTCTGCTCGGCAACGGCGACGGCACGTTCACGGGCATGCCATCGCAGGACGCGGCCGGACCACCATGGCAGGTCGCGGTGGGCGACGTCGACGGTGACGGGAACGTCGACGCGGCGCTCGGCAACGCAGCCCCGGCGAGCAACGGCGCGCTGCTCCATGGGAACGGCGACGGGACGATGGCGCTGCCGGTGACGGTGCCGATGCCCGGGCACGTACCGGCGAGCGACCTCGGCGACCTCGATGGCGACGGCGATCTCGACTGGGTGCTGTCGAGTTACGGTGCCGGGCTGTGGCGCATCTACGTCAACGACGGATCGGGGACCTTCACGTTCGACCAGGACATCCCCGCGGTCTCGAACCCCTCGTGCGCGGTGCTGCTCGACTTCGACAACGACGGCGACATCGACCTGGCGCTCTCCGACGAGATCGCCGACGTCGTGCTGCTGCTGCGGAGCACGAACGGCCCGAACCCGCTCTGCCCATCGGCACCCGCCGCGTGCCGGACCACCGTCCTTCCCCGCAAGTCGTCGTTCACCCTGAAGGACAAGTCGCCGGACACGCGCGACCAGCTCGTGTGGAAGTGGGCCGGGCAGGCGACGCCCAAGGCCGACTTCGGGTCGCCGGCCACGACCGACGATTACGCCCTGTGCATCTACGACGCCGCGGAGCTGGTCGCGAGCGCCACCGCAGGCGCCGGCGCGTCGTGGACCGACAAGCCGACCAGCCTCGTCTACAAGAACACGGCGCTCACGCCCGACGGCACCCAGAAAGTCCTGCTGAAGGAGGGGCTGGTCGACGGCAAGGCGAAGATCGCGTTCAAGGGCAAGGGCGTGCCCCTGCTCATGCCGGCGCCGATGTCCTTCACGGGTCCGATCGCCGTGCGCCTGCACCGCAGCGGCGGCGCGACCTGCTGGGGCGCAGATTTCAGCCCGCCGTTCTTGAAGCAGGACACAGCCAGCTTGTCGGACAAGTCGGACTGA
- a CDS encoding acyl-CoA dehydrogenase family protein, which produces MDLQLTPQHLKFRDELRAWLKANLARPWREELRDPTHTEDSLMEFRRAWQQKLYRAGYLGMDWPAEWGGRGATEVEKSIFEAEMALADAPQILNILGIGLLGPALIHHGSEEQRRRFIPPMLEGTEIWCQGFSEPGAGSDLASLKTTATIEGDHFVLNGQKVWTTFGPWADWIFVLARTDPKDRYGGISFILTKLDTPGITVRPLRQITGESEFGEVFFENARVPKENLVGKIGEGWRIAMTVLAYERGAMSLAYSVRFGRDIKLLADACKEHGRMNSATREKIARLMVDNEVMRANGIRTLANFADGKVPGPESSIEKIYWSEFDKRFRETAIDLLGPGGQLLRLSPHARPDVDWAREFLWSRAGTIYSGSSEVQRNIIAKRVLNLPQDPR; this is translated from the coding sequence ATGGACCTCCAGCTGACCCCCCAGCATCTGAAGTTCCGCGACGAGCTTCGCGCCTGGTTGAAGGCGAACCTCGCGCGACCGTGGCGCGAGGAGCTCCGCGATCCCACGCACACCGAGGACAGCCTCATGGAGTTCCGCCGCGCCTGGCAGCAGAAGCTCTACCGGGCCGGCTACCTCGGAATGGACTGGCCTGCGGAGTGGGGCGGCCGCGGCGCGACCGAGGTCGAGAAGTCGATCTTCGAAGCGGAGATGGCGCTCGCCGACGCGCCGCAGATCCTGAACATCCTGGGCATCGGGCTGCTCGGTCCCGCGCTCATCCACCACGGCAGCGAGGAGCAGCGCCGGCGCTTCATCCCGCCCATGCTCGAGGGGACGGAGATCTGGTGCCAGGGGTTCAGCGAGCCGGGCGCGGGTTCGGACCTGGCGTCGCTCAAGACGACGGCGACGATCGAGGGCGATCACTTCGTGCTCAACGGCCAGAAAGTCTGGACCACGTTCGGGCCGTGGGCCGACTGGATCTTCGTGCTCGCCCGCACCGACCCCAAGGACCGCTACGGAGGCATCTCGTTCATCCTCACCAAGCTCGACACGCCGGGGATCACCGTACGACCGCTGCGCCAGATCACGGGCGAGAGCGAGTTCGGCGAGGTGTTCTTCGAGAACGCGCGCGTTCCGAAGGAGAACCTGGTCGGCAAGATCGGCGAGGGCTGGCGCATCGCCATGACCGTGCTCGCCTACGAGCGCGGCGCCATGTCGCTCGCGTATTCGGTCCGCTTCGGGCGCGACATCAAGCTCCTCGCCGACGCGTGCAAGGAGCACGGCCGCATGAACTCGGCCACGCGCGAGAAGATCGCCCGCCTCATGGTCGACAACGAGGTCATGCGCGCCAACGGCATCCGCACGCTCGCCAACTTCGCCGACGGCAAGGTGCCGGGCCCGGAATCGTCGATCGAGAAGATCTACTGGAGCGAGTTCGACAAGCGCTTCCGCGAGACGGCGATCGACCTGCTCGGCCCGGGCGGCCAGCTCCTGCGCCTCAGCCCGCACGCGCGTCCCGACGTCGACTGGGCGCGCGAGTTCCTGTGGTCGCGCGCCGGCACCATCTACTCGGGGTCGTCCGAGGTGCAGCGCAACATCATCGCCAAGCGGGTGCTGAACCTGCCGCAGGACCCGCGCTGA
- a CDS encoding acyl-CoA dehydrogenase family protein: MKFDLSEDQTLLQSSTRDFFAKEFPLEKTRRVMEHEARGFETPAWRQVAEMGYPALLVPESAGGQGLGPLELAIVCEEAGRACLPGPLFDVQLAAATLATAGKQESLLREIAAGQKIVTIAWRNAPFAGEAKHTTHFANGRVKGTKYFVPFADSADALLVTTPEGLALARGPFEVKALQTIDLAQRFGEVALDHPATLLGPTSLLERTDLLAAVGASATLLGIMGKSLEITLGYLQTREAFKRPIGTFQTLQHRMADMLLRTESSRSAVYRAAWCLAENDPETALACATAKAYAGDSARLVCAETIQMHGGIGFTWELDVHFFFKRAKTYEMHYGSTEAQLERVLAAAGY, from the coding sequence ATGAAGTTCGACCTCTCCGAAGACCAGACGCTGCTCCAGAGCTCGACGCGGGACTTCTTCGCGAAGGAGTTCCCGCTCGAGAAGACCCGCCGCGTGATGGAGCACGAGGCCCGCGGTTTCGAGACGCCGGCGTGGCGCCAGGTCGCCGAGATGGGGTACCCCGCCCTGCTCGTTCCGGAGTCGGCTGGCGGCCAGGGGCTGGGCCCGCTCGAGCTCGCGATCGTGTGCGAAGAGGCCGGCCGCGCCTGTCTGCCCGGGCCCCTCTTCGACGTGCAGCTCGCGGCGGCGACGCTCGCGACGGCGGGCAAGCAGGAGAGCCTCCTGCGCGAGATCGCGGCGGGGCAGAAGATCGTCACGATCGCGTGGCGCAACGCGCCCTTCGCCGGCGAGGCGAAGCACACCACGCACTTCGCGAACGGTCGCGTGAAGGGCACCAAGTACTTCGTGCCGTTCGCCGACTCGGCCGACGCGCTTCTCGTGACGACGCCCGAGGGCCTCGCGCTCGCACGAGGTCCGTTCGAGGTGAAGGCCCTCCAGACGATCGATCTCGCACAGCGCTTCGGCGAGGTCGCGCTGGATCACCCTGCGACGCTCCTCGGCCCGACCTCGCTGCTCGAGCGCACCGACCTGCTCGCGGCCGTCGGCGCGAGCGCGACGCTGCTCGGCATCATGGGGAAGTCGCTCGAGATCACGCTCGGCTATCTGCAGACGCGCGAAGCCTTCAAGCGACCCATCGGCACGTTCCAGACCCTGCAGCACCGCATGGCCGACATGCTCCTGCGCACCGAGTCGTCGCGCTCGGCCGTCTATCGCGCGGCGTGGTGCCTGGCCGAGAACGATCCCGAGACCGCGCTCGCCTGTGCCACGGCGAAGGCCTACGCGGGCGACTCGGCGCGCCTCGTGTGCGCCGAGACGATCCAGATGCACGGCGGCATCGGCTTCACCTGGGAGCTCGACGTCCACTTCTTCTTCAAGCGGGCGAAGACCTACGAGATGCACTACGGGTCGACCGAGGCGCAGCTCGAGCGCGTGCTCGCCGCCGCCGGATACTGA
- a CDS encoding NAD(P)H-dependent oxidoreductase has translation MHFLVVYGSVRTARQGIKAARFVLRQLQGRGHEVVLVDPVDVRLPLLDKMYKEYPKGTAPELLERIAGWIRASDGVVVVTGEYNHMPPPGLTNVLDHFLEEWFWRPSAIVSYSAGSFGGVRAASHLRDTLAELGMPSIPSSVPVPKVQDAFDDDGTPRDPAWERRVQRFLDELEWYARAFAAERARGVPY, from the coding sequence CTGCACTTCCTGGTCGTCTACGGGTCGGTACGGACCGCGCGCCAGGGGATCAAGGCGGCGCGCTTCGTCCTGCGCCAGCTCCAGGGCCGCGGCCACGAGGTCGTCCTGGTGGATCCCGTCGACGTCCGGCTGCCGCTGCTGGACAAGATGTACAAGGAGTATCCCAAGGGCACCGCGCCCGAGCTGCTCGAGCGGATCGCCGGCTGGATCCGGGCCTCCGACGGCGTCGTCGTCGTGACGGGCGAGTACAATCACATGCCGCCACCCGGCTTGACGAACGTCCTCGACCACTTCCTCGAGGAATGGTTCTGGCGGCCGTCGGCGATCGTGTCGTACTCCGCGGGATCGTTCGGCGGCGTGCGCGCCGCCTCGCACCTGCGCGACACGCTCGCCGAGCTCGGCATGCCCTCGATCCCGAGCTCGGTCCCGGTCCCGAAGGTGCAGGACGCCTTCGACGACGACGGCACGCCGCGCGATCCGGCGTGGGAGCGCCGCGTGCAACGTTTCCTCGACGAGCTCGAGTGGTACGCGCGCGCCTTCGCCGCCGAGCGCGCCCGCGGCGTCCCCTACTGA
- a CDS encoding GNAT family N-acetyltransferase — MTIRPLVAADVAVLAPAIARLPLLARYRRDAAALGRDLADALARGDGLLAADDGGGACGLAWFLPRGTLALGGYLRLIAVAPGREGAGVGAALLAAFERAVAAESRHAFLLVSDFNTDAQRFYERHAYRRVGTLPRLVLPDADELLYWKQLA, encoded by the coding sequence ATGACGATACGCCCCCTCGTCGCGGCGGACGTGGCGGTGCTGGCGCCGGCGATCGCCCGACTGCCGCTCCTCGCCCGCTACCGGCGCGACGCGGCGGCGCTCGGACGCGATCTCGCCGACGCGCTCGCGCGCGGCGACGGCCTCCTCGCTGCGGACGACGGCGGCGGTGCGTGCGGGCTCGCCTGGTTCCTCCCGCGCGGGACGCTCGCCCTCGGCGGCTACCTGCGACTCATCGCCGTCGCACCCGGACGCGAAGGTGCGGGCGTCGGCGCGGCGCTACTCGCCGCCTTCGAGCGCGCCGTCGCCGCCGAATCCCGACATGCGTTCCTGCTCGTCAGCGACTTCAACACGGACGCCCAGCGGTTCTACGAGCGCCACGCCTACCGCCGCGTCGGCACGCTCCCGCGCCTCGTCCTCCCCGACGCCGACGAGCTGCTCTACTGGAAGCAGCTCGCCTGA